In Mycobacteriales bacterium, the sequence TTGTTCATGAACGCCTGCCGGCACGGGGTGTCGATGACGTCGACGATGCCGGCGACGAGGATCAGCGCGGTCAGCGACCAGATCGTGATGACGTGGGTCATCGACAGCACGCCGAGCACGGCCGCGACGAGCAGCTGGGCCGCCGCGGTCACCCGCAGCAGCAGGCGTTTGTCGTGCCGGTCGGCGACCAGGCCGCCCCAGGCGCCGAGCACCAGCAGCGGTGCGAACCGGGCCGCGGTGACCAGGCCGAGGATCGCACCGGAGTGGGTGAGCTGCAGGACCAGCCAGCCGACCGCGACGTTCTGCATCCAGTTGCCGGCGACCGAGACGGTCAGGCCGGTCATGTAGAGGCGGAAGTTGCGGATCCGCAGCGAGGAGAACATTCCTCCCGCGGCGGCGGGTGCGTCGGCTGCTGCGGTCACCGTCCGGTCAGGCCTGGACGTTCACCCGGGCGAGGCGGCGCTGTGTCCGGCTGAGGTGCCGGTGCATGATCTCGGTCGCCTTCGCCGCGTCCCGCTCGGCGATCGCCTCGACGAGGTCGCGGTGCTCGTACGTGCCGCGCTGGCCCATCAGCGGGGCGGCGGTCGAGGCCTCCCGCAATGACATGAGCAGCGGCCCGTGGAAGGAGTGCACGAGCATCTCGATGGCCGCGTTGTGGGTGCAGGCCGCGACCCGGTTGTGGAACTCGGCCGACCTGGCCATCGTGTAGTCGCCCCGCCGCAGGGCGGCGATGTGCTCGCGGGTCAGCGCCCGCAGGTCCTCGATGTCGTCCTCGGTGGCCCGCTCCACGATCATCGGGATGATCCCGAGCTCGAACACCAGCCGGGCCTCGGTCACCTCGACCGCGGTCACCGGGGCCAGGTTGATGAGGTCGGCCAGACCCGCGCCGAGCCGT encodes:
- a CDS encoding FCD domain-containing protein, which codes for RLGAGLADLINLAPVTAVEVTEARLVFELGIIPMIVERATEDDIEDLRALTREHIAALRRGDYTMARSAEFHNRVAACTHNAAIEMLVHSFHGPLLMSLREASTAAPLMGQRGTYEHRDLVEAIAERDAAKATEIMHRHLSRTQRRLARVNVQA